Genomic DNA from Terriglobales bacterium:
ATCGTGATCGGGGTGCCTTCCGAGATCACCCAGGTGGAGAAGCGGGCGGTGATGGACTCGGCCTACCGCGCCAAGGCCAGCGAGGTGCACCTGGTGGAGCAAGCGATGGTGGCGGCCATCGGCGCCGGGTTGCCGATCACCGAGCCCAGCGGCAACATGATCGTGGACATCGGTGGCGGTACCACCGACATTGCAGTGATCTCACTCAGCGGCATCGTCTACTCGCGTTCTGTGCGCATGGCCGGCAACCAGATGGACGAAGCCATCATGAATTACCTCAAGCGCAAGTACAACCTGCTCATCGGCGAGCGCACTGCCGAGCAGATCAAGATCGAGATCGGCAGCGCCTACCCGCTCGACAAGCCGCTCACCATGGAGATCAAGGGCCGCAACCTGATCGAGGGCGTGCCCAAGACCATCACCGTGGACGACAGCGAGATCCGCGAGGCCCTCAGCGAATGCGTCAGCACCATCATGAACGCCATCCGCGTCGCCCTGGAGCGTACCCCGCCCGAGCTCTCCGCCGACATCAGCGACCGCGGCATCGTGCTGACCGGAGGCGGCGCTCTGCTCAAGAACCTGGACAAGCGCATCCGCGAGGAGACCGGCCTGCCCGTCTCCATCGCCGACGATCCGTTGGCCAGCGTGGTGCTGGGCACCGGCAAGATGCTGAGCGACTTCAAGCTGCTGCGCAAGATTTCGATCGAATAACGTCGAGGGTGCCCCACCCAAGCCCGGTTTTGGCTTGAGTGGGAAACTCGACACATTCCCCCAGCCCGGCACGCATTCCGCCGGGCTTCTGAGCGCGATGGAGAACGTCTTAGCCCGCTACCGCAACACGACCATCCTGGTCGCGGTTCTCTTCGTGCAGATCATCGGCCTGGCGGTGCAGGTCAAGAAGCCCACCGACGCCGGCTCCATGCTCCTGATCCGCTACTGGGTGGTCAGCGCCATCACTCCCCTGGAGCGGGCCGTGGTCAGCACCAGCCGCGGCTTCCGCAATGTCTGGACCAGCTACCTCGATCTCCGCGACGTGCGGGCCGAGAACCGCGCCCTCAAGGAGCAGATCGACCACATGCGCATCGATGAGGTCCGACTGAAGCAGGATGCCGACCAGGCCCGCCGCCTGCAGGCCCTGCTCGCGTTCAAGGAGCAGGTCATCTCCGAGACGGTGGCCGCCCAGGTCATCGGCTCCAGCGGCAGCGAGCAGTCCCGCATCCTCTACATCGACAAGGGCGCCAACGACGGCATCCAGCCCGACATGGCGGTCATCTCGCCGGGCGGCATCGTGGGCAAGGTATTGCACACCTTCCGCCACTCCTCCCAGGTGCTGGAGATCAGCGATCAGTCGAGCGGCGTGGGTGCCATCCTGGAGAAGTCGCGCCTGCAGGGCATCTTGAAGGGCTCGGCTGGCGGCGAAGTTTCCATGCAGTACGTGATGAGCGACGAGAAGGTCGAGCCCGGCGAGCGCGTGCTCACCAGCGGCGGCGACCGCATCTTCCCCAAAGGGCTGCCCATCGGGAACGTCACCGCCGTCAGTCCCGGACGCGATCTCTTCCTCAACATCCGGATCAAGCCCGCCGCCGACCTCTCCCGCCTGGAGGAGGTGCTGGTCATCACCAGGATCGTGGACAGGGAACCGGAGAGCGCCGACACCGGCGGCCCCATGCGCGCCGCCGACATCCTCGCCCAGCGCCTGCCCACCGTAGAGAAGAAGGCGCCACCCGAAGGCGAGAAGACTGCGGCCACGCCTGCTCTATCTACGGGTCCTTCGGCTGCTAAGCCGAAACCCGAGGCGCCAAAGCCGGCAACCCCCGGAACAGCCACCCAGGGGGCGGAGCGCGGGTCTTCGACCCGCGCCGCCGGGTCAGAGCCCCGGCCTCTGGCGAACGTGACTAAACCCACAGGAAGGCCCGCTCCGCCTCCGGCCCCGAGCCAGCCCGTCGTGCAACCGCCGGCTCAACCCGACCAGGGGGCGCCGCAGTGAACGTGGCCGTCACTTACACCTCCCGCGAAGAGATCGAGGTTTACAAGTTCAGCGCGCTCGCGACCGTGCTGATCCCCCTGCTCGCCATCCTGGCGCAAGTCTTCGTCCCGGTGCGGCTGCGTTTCTTCTCCGTCTTCGATCTGCCCCTGCTCGTGACCCTGTTCTTTGCCGTGGCCCGGCGCAGCCAGGTCAGCGGCCTGATGACCGGGGCGGTCATCGGCCTGCTCCAGGACGCCTTGACCCACCAGCCCCTGGGGCTCTATGGCATCGCCAAGACGGTTGTCGGATACGGCGCTTCCTCGCTCGGGGTTAAAATCGACGTAGAGAATCCGGGCTCGCGGCTGCTGATCGGCTTTGTCTTTTATTGGGTGCACCAGGCGGTGTACTTCCTGGTGGCCCGCAACATCGGGGGACTCAGCTTGGAGTGGCGCTGGCTGCACGCGTTCGGTGCGGCCCTGGCCAACGGACTGCTGGCGATCGTGGTCTTCGCCATCCTCGACCGCTACAAGCAGCGCGCCTGAGGGATTTGTGATTTGTAATCTGTGATCTGTAAGGTTAGCCGTCGACTTTGCAAATCACAAATTGCAAATCAAGCAGAGTTCCGGCTGCATCGAATCGACAGTAGTGACGTGGTAGATGTTCAATAGAGACGAACGAATCCCGCTCGGAAAACTGACCTTCGTTCAGTACTTCATCCTCGCCATCTTTCTGGTGCTGGGGTTCCGTCTGGCGCGCCTGCAAGTCGGCGACAGCGAGCGCTACACCTCGCTGGCCGAGCGCAATCGGGTCCGCACCATCCCCATCCTGGCGCCGCGCGGCAAGATCCTCGATCGCGAAGGCCGGGTCATCGTGGACAACTACCCCTCGTTCTCCGCCCTGCTGTTGCGCGACCAGCTCAAGGACATCAATAACGATATCGAGAAGATCTCTGCCGGCCTGCACATGCCGGTGTCCGAGATCAAGGAGCGGCTGCGCAAGTTCGCCTACGCCCCGGCCTACCAGCCCATGGTGCTGAAGGACGACATCACCCCCAGCGAACTGGCCTTCATCGAATCCCACCGCAACGAGCTGCCGGAGCTCGAAACCATCATGGTGCACCGCCGGCTGTATCCCCGCAACGGCTTCATGGCGCACCTGATCGGCTATGTGGGCGAGGTCAGCGAGGAAATGCTCAACCAGCCCGCCTACGAGTTGTATGAACCCGGCGACGTGGTCGGCCGTTCCGGGGTGGAGCAGGCCTACAACGACATTCTCATGGGCAAGGACGGCTACCGCCGCTCCCTGGTCAACAGCCGCGGCAAGGAGGTCGGCCGCCTGAGCGAGACCCCCGCCATCCCCGGCAAGCAGCTCAAGCTCACCATCGATCTCGACCTTCAGATCGCCGCCGAGGAGGCTCTCGACGCCACCGGCAAGAACGGCGGCATCATCGCCATGGACCCGCGTACCGGCGAAGTGCTGGCCATGGTCAGCCGCCCCACCTTCGATCCCAACGATTTCGCCGTCCGCATCACCCGTGACCAGTGGAACAAGCTGGTCACCGACGAGGGCAAGCCGCTGCTCAACAAGACCATCCAGGCCCAGCTCGCCCCCGGGTCGGTGTTCAAGATCATCATGGCCACGGCCGGCCTGCAGGAAGGCATCGCCCAGACCATGAACGTCAACTGCGGCGGCGGCGGGGTCTTCTACGGCCGCTACTTCAAGTGCTGGGTGACGGCGGAGCATCGCACCCACGGGGTGGTGGGCATCAGCAAGGCGATCTATCAATCCTGCGACGTCTTCTTCTACACCCTCGCCGAGCGGCTGGGCATCGGCCGCATCTCGAGGTACGCAGCCGACCTGGGGTTCGGCAGGCGCACCGGCATCGATCTCCCGCAGGAAGTTTCAGGCGTCATGCCTTCCGAAGAGTGGAAGGCCAAGTACTTCAAGCAGAAGTGGTATGCCGGCGAGACCATCTCGGTCGGCATCGGGCAGGGCGCGGTGGCGGTCACGCCGGTGCAGTTGATGCGCGCCATCGGCGGCATCGCCATGGGCGGCGACCTGCGCCGGCCGCACGTCGCCAACCCCACCGACCTGCCGCCCGGGTTCAAGCAGATCGGCGGCGACATGCCCAGCGAGGTGAAGTTCAGTTTCGATCCCCAGAACTGGGAGATCATCACCGACGCGATGGCCGAGGTCGTGCAGCCCGAAGGCACTGCTCCCAGCGCCCGCCTGAAAGACATTGATTTCGCCGGCAAGACCGGCAGCGCCCAGACCATGAGCAACGCCCTGGCCCAGAAGCTCGGCCACAAGCACTCGGTGCGCGACAACGGCTGGTTCGTCGGCTTCGCCCCCCGCCGCAATCCCAACATCATCGTCGCCGTCCTGCTCGAGGAAGGTGAACACGGATACCTGGCCGCCCGGACCTCCGCCGCGGTGGTCAAAGCGTTCGTCGAAAAGCAGAGGAAGCGCGGCCTGAAGATGGCCGGCGCCGATCAGCCTACCCAGGTCTCCGGCTTCTGGAACCGGCCCAATGCCGAGGGTGAAGACGCCCTCCAGGCCGGCCGCGTGTCGATTGCAACCGATGGTTCATTCAAACCAGTGAGCGCCGCGCCAGGCCTCGATCTCGATTGTGTGGCCCGGCCGTGCCGGCCGGGGAGCACGGGCGACACGCCCGTGCCACAACAGCCCGCCCTCCTGCCTCCTGCCTCTTTCTTGCCTGGGGTGACTCGCTAGTGGCCCGTTTCTTCTCCGTCCGCGATTTCGATTGGGTCCTGCTGGCTTTTGTCCTGGTCATCTGCGGTCTGGGCATCATGGAGATCTACAGCGCCACCTACAACACCAAGTTCGCCGGCGTCCATGTCAAGCAGGTGTACTGGATCCTCGCCGGACTGGGCGTGATGTTCCTCATGAGCCTCATCGACTACCACGCCCTGCTCGATAGCGTGCACTGGTTCTACATCGCCTCCGTCATTTCCTTGCTGGCGGTACTGGTGATCGGCAAGAAGTACCTGGGCGCGCGCCGCTGGATCCAATTGCCCGGCGGACAGCATTTCCAGCCCTCGGAGTGGGTCAAGCTCATTCTCATCGTGGCCATCGCCAAGTACTTCGCCGACTCCAAGAGCGAGGAAGCCTCCGTCTCCGACATCGTGAAAGCCGGCGCCTTGGTCGCCGTGCCCATGCTCCTGGTGCTCAAGCAGCCCGACCTGGGCACCGCCCTCACCTATCTCCCCATCGCGGTGATGGGACTTTTCCTGGGCGGCATCCGTTACCGCCACGCCGCCGCCATCATCCTCATCGCAGCCCTGATGCTGCCGGTGGCCTGGCATTTCCTCAAGCCCTACCAGAAGGAGCGCCTGGTCAGCTTCATGCAGCCGGAGGCCGACCCCCAGGGCTCCGGGTACCAAGTTCAGCAATCCCTCATCGCCGTTGGTTCCGGAGGTATTTGGGGCAAAGGGGCCACCAAAGGCTCGCAAACAGTGGGCGGATTCCTTCCCGTGCCCCACACCGACTTCGCCTTTGCCGCCTTCTGCGAGGAGCACGGATTTGTAGGCGCGCTGCTCCTGCTGCTGCTATACTTTGTAGTGCTGATGCGTCTGGTCCACAATGCCCAGACGGCGCCTGACCGTGCCGGGGCCTTCGTGGTCATGGGCGTGGTTGCGGTCCTGACCTTCCACGTCCTGGTGAACATCGGCATGGTGGTCGGATTCATGCCGGTCACCGGTATCCCGCTGCCGCTGTTGAGTTACGGCGGCTCGTCGGTTCTTTTCACGTTCCTGGCCCTGGGGATCGTCATGAACATCCGCATGCGCCGGTTCGTGAACTGAGAAGCAAGTCCGCGCGATCGAATGCGCGTTTGTCGTGCCGCCGTAAGGCGGCCGGAAGTTTCAAGATTCGCTCGCCCTCGCGAGAAAGGAAATGAGGGCAAACGGCCGGCCGGAACCAGGGCCGGAGAGGATTGAACGAGAGCAGCGCCCCGGGACGGGTTAACGACCCCGTCGCCTGCATCGGTGGGAGGAACCGCAGGCGGCTGTGAGGTCACAAGTCCTGGATCGAGCGCGCGACAGGTGACTACGATTCCGAACAGCATTCCAAGAATCCCACTCATCCTGAACCACGGTAGCCCGCTTCGTCTTCCGAGGCGCTGCCCTGGGCTCGACTCCGTCCTCTCCGCTCTGTCTCGCCGCCGCTAGCCGCGCTCCATCAGAACGCGGCAGGGAGACAGCATGTCGAAAGAATTGTTCGTCTCTTCGACCCCGCACGAGACCAAAGTCGCGATCGTCGAAGAGGACCAGTTAGCAGAGATCTATTTCGAGCGTGAGAACGAGTACACGCTCGCCGGTTCGGTGTACAAGGGCAAGGTCACGCGGGTGCTTCCGGGCATGCAGTCGGCCTTCGTGGACATCGGCCTCGAGCGCGACGCCTTCCTTTACGTCACTGACTTCCTCGAAGAGCAGGAAGACCAGGAAGAGTTCGACCGCATCATCACTGAGGCGCACGATGAATCCGTCCACGGCCGGGGCCCCGAGCCGGTCCCCAGCTCCGCCCCCATCCTGCCGCCGGCTGAACCCATCGAGCTGCGCCCGCCAGCCGAGCCCGCGCCGGCCCAGAACGTTCCGGAAGAGCGCGGTGATGACCGCAACGGAGGCCGCTGGCGCAATCGCCGCCGCCGTCGCCGGGGCGGGCGCGGCATCCCCGACTCCAAGTTCGCGAATGAAGGGTCGCGCGCCGAGGCCGCGCCCGGTCACGAACCGGAGCGCGAGCAGCCGCGAGAGCCGGAGCGCCCTCGCGAGTCTCGTCCCCCACGCTTTGGTCCGCCCGCCGGATACCAGCCCATCATCCTGCCCGGCGAGTCCATCTCCAAGTACCGCAATCTGCCGCCGCAGCCGCCCACGGCGGTAAGTGCGGCCGAAACAACCGCTCCAGAGCACGTAGAGGCTTCTGCGAACGTTGAACCGCAGAGAAATGTGGCAGAGCAGTGGACCGCTGAGGACCGTGCACGGTACGAAGAACCTAGAGACACCGGCGACGTCCGCGCTGCCGCTGTCGTTCCCACTCCGGACACCCAGGAGCCCCCGCGCGAATTGCTCGATGCCGCAGCCCACGAGGCACGTGAGGCCGCGGCGAGATCTGAGCAGATGAACGTCGCCGCCGTCTTCGGCGGCGAAGCCGCGACCCGCGAGGAACCTCCGGTAGAGACGCCCGGCAGGGCGTCTCACGAGCACCTCGAGCCTCCTCCGCCCGCCGCCTTCGCTCCCGGCCAGGGCGTCCTCGAGGAAGAGACCATCGAGGAAGAGGAGACCGAGCAGGCCGGGTTCTCCGAAGCCTCCGACGACATCGAGTTCGAAGAACTCGAGGAAGAGACCCTCGAGCACGGTGCTCAGCCCTTCAACGGCGAGACTCCCAACTCCGGCCCCGAGGACATCGGCGAAGAGGTGAAGCTGCACACCGCCGAGTCACTCGCCGAGGGCGAGTACGAGGAGGACACCGAGGAGGTCGAAGGCGAGGAAGAGGGCTTCGAAGAGGCCGAGGCCGAAGCCGAAGCCGAGGTCTCAGCCGAAGGCGCCGAGCAGGAAGAAGGCGCACGTGCCGAGCTGCGCGCTCCTACCGGCACCGCCGGATACCAGCAGCGCGGCGGCCAGCGCCCCGGCTTCGACCGCCGCCGTGGACGCGGACGTCGCGGTGGGCGCCGCATGGGCGGCGGTCCGCGCCGCAACATCCAGCGCGGCGGCCAGCCCCAGATCTCCGAGCTCCTGAAAGAGGGCCAGGAGATCCTCGTCCAGATCGCCAAGGAACCCATGGGCAAGAAGGGCGCGCGCATCACCAGCCACATCGCGCTCCCCGGACGCTACCTGGTGTTCATGCCCACCGTGAACCACATCGGCGTCTCCCGCAAGATCGCCTCCGACGAGGAGCGCCAGCGCCTGAAGCGCATCCTGCAGTCCGAGCATGCGGGCCCGGGCGGCTTCATCGTCCGCACCGCCGCCGCCGGCGCCAGCGAGGACGACCTCCGCGCCGACGTGCGCTTCCTCCTCAACCTCTGGTCCGAGATCCGCCATCGCGCCGACGATGCCAAGGCCCCGGCGCTCATCTACCACGACCTCAACCTGGTGGAACGCATCCTGCGCGACCAGGTCACGCAGAACTTCTCCCAGATCTGGGTGGACACGGAATCGGAATACGAGCGCGTGCTGCGCTTCGCCAACCGCTTCCAGCCCGGCCTGGTCAAGCGCGTCAAGCTCTACTCCAAGGAGACGCCCCTGTTCGAGCAGTTCAACATCCAGGACGAGCTCAACAAGGCGCTCAAGTCCAAGGTCTGGCTCAAGTCCGGCGGATACATCGTCATCAACCAGACCGAGGCCCTGGTGGCCATCGACATCAACACTGGCAAGTACGTCGGCAAGACCGCGCGCCTGGAAGACACCATCGTCAAGACCAACGTGGACGCGGTGAAGGAGATCGTGCGCCAGATCCGCCTGCGCGACCTGGGCGGCATCATCGTCATCGACTTCATCGACATGGACGAGCGCCGCAACCGGCAGAAAGTCCTGCAGGCCCTGGAAGAGGAGCTGCGCCACGACCGCGCCCCCTCCAAGGTGCTCCAGTTCAACGATTTCGGACTGGTGGCCATCACCCGCAAACGGGTCAAGCAGTCGCTGGAACGCACTCTCGGCCAGCCCTGCAGCTACTGCACCGGCACCGGCCTGATCAAGTCGGTCAGCACCGTCTGCAACGAGATCTATGTCGAGATGCGCAAGGTCGCCAAGCATCTCGAGGGCCGGGACGTC
This window encodes:
- a CDS encoding Rne/Rng family ribonuclease, translating into MSKELFVSSTPHETKVAIVEEDQLAEIYFERENEYTLAGSVYKGKVTRVLPGMQSAFVDIGLERDAFLYVTDFLEEQEDQEEFDRIITEAHDESVHGRGPEPVPSSAPILPPAEPIELRPPAEPAPAQNVPEERGDDRNGGRWRNRRRRRRGGRGIPDSKFANEGSRAEAAPGHEPEREQPREPERPRESRPPRFGPPAGYQPIILPGESISKYRNLPPQPPTAVSAAETTAPEHVEASANVEPQRNVAEQWTAEDRARYEEPRDTGDVRAAAVVPTPDTQEPPRELLDAAAHEAREAAARSEQMNVAAVFGGEAATREEPPVETPGRASHEHLEPPPPAAFAPGQGVLEEETIEEEETEQAGFSEASDDIEFEELEEETLEHGAQPFNGETPNSGPEDIGEEVKLHTAESLAEGEYEEDTEEVEGEEEGFEEAEAEAEAEVSAEGAEQEEGARAELRAPTGTAGYQQRGGQRPGFDRRRGRGRRGGRRMGGGPRRNIQRGGQPQISELLKEGQEILVQIAKEPMGKKGARITSHIALPGRYLVFMPTVNHIGVSRKIASDEERQRLKRILQSEHAGPGGFIVRTAAAGASEDDLRADVRFLLNLWSEIRHRADDAKAPALIYHDLNLVERILRDQVTQNFSQIWVDTESEYERVLRFANRFQPGLVKRVKLYSKETPLFEQFNIQDELNKALKSKVWLKSGGYIVINQTEALVAIDINTGKYVGKTARLEDTIVKTNVDAVKEIVRQIRLRDLGGIIVIDFIDMDERRNRQKVLQALEEELRHDRAPSKVLQFNDFGLVAITRKRVKQSLERTLGQPCSYCTGTGLIKSVSTVCNEIYVEMRKVAKHLEGRDVVLRVNPEVAKALKANNARWLTELEELTRRNVIVKSDPLLHQEQFDIN
- the mreC gene encoding rod shape-determining protein MreC is translated as MENVLARYRNTTILVAVLFVQIIGLAVQVKKPTDAGSMLLIRYWVVSAITPLERAVVSTSRGFRNVWTSYLDLRDVRAENRALKEQIDHMRIDEVRLKQDADQARRLQALLAFKEQVISETVAAQVIGSSGSEQSRILYIDKGANDGIQPDMAVISPGGIVGKVLHTFRHSSQVLEISDQSSGVGAILEKSRLQGILKGSAGGEVSMQYVMSDEKVEPGERVLTSGGDRIFPKGLPIGNVTAVSPGRDLFLNIRIKPAADLSRLEEVLVITRIVDREPESADTGGPMRAADILAQRLPTVEKKAPPEGEKTAATPALSTGPSAAKPKPEAPKPATPGTATQGAERGSSTRAAGSEPRPLANVTKPTGRPAPPPAPSQPVVQPPAQPDQGAPQ
- the mreD gene encoding rod shape-determining protein MreD, which gives rise to MNVAVTYTSREEIEVYKFSALATVLIPLLAILAQVFVPVRLRFFSVFDLPLLVTLFFAVARRSQVSGLMTGAVIGLLQDALTHQPLGLYGIAKTVVGYGASSLGVKIDVENPGSRLLIGFVFYWVHQAVYFLVARNIGGLSLEWRWLHAFGAALANGLLAIVVFAILDRYKQRA
- a CDS encoding rod shape-determining protein, producing the protein IVIGVPSEITQVEKRAVMDSAYRAKASEVHLVEQAMVAAIGAGLPITEPSGNMIVDIGGGTTDIAVISLSGIVYSRSVRMAGNQMDEAIMNYLKRKYNLLIGERTAEQIKIEIGSAYPLDKPLTMEIKGRNLIEGVPKTITVDDSEIREALSECVSTIMNAIRVALERTPPELSADISDRGIVLTGGGALLKNLDKRIREETGLPVSIADDPLASVVLGTGKMLSDFKLLRKISIE
- the mrdA gene encoding penicillin-binding protein 2, with the protein product MFNRDERIPLGKLTFVQYFILAIFLVLGFRLARLQVGDSERYTSLAERNRVRTIPILAPRGKILDREGRVIVDNYPSFSALLLRDQLKDINNDIEKISAGLHMPVSEIKERLRKFAYAPAYQPMVLKDDITPSELAFIESHRNELPELETIMVHRRLYPRNGFMAHLIGYVGEVSEEMLNQPAYELYEPGDVVGRSGVEQAYNDILMGKDGYRRSLVNSRGKEVGRLSETPAIPGKQLKLTIDLDLQIAAEEALDATGKNGGIIAMDPRTGEVLAMVSRPTFDPNDFAVRITRDQWNKLVTDEGKPLLNKTIQAQLAPGSVFKIIMATAGLQEGIAQTMNVNCGGGGVFYGRYFKCWVTAEHRTHGVVGISKAIYQSCDVFFYTLAERLGIGRISRYAADLGFGRRTGIDLPQEVSGVMPSEEWKAKYFKQKWYAGETISVGIGQGAVAVTPVQLMRAIGGIAMGGDLRRPHVANPTDLPPGFKQIGGDMPSEVKFSFDPQNWEIITDAMAEVVQPEGTAPSARLKDIDFAGKTGSAQTMSNALAQKLGHKHSVRDNGWFVGFAPRRNPNIIVAVLLEEGEHGYLAARTSAAVVKAFVEKQRKRGLKMAGADQPTQVSGFWNRPNAEGEDALQAGRVSIATDGSFKPVSAAPGLDLDCVARPCRPGSTGDTPVPQQPALLPPASFLPGVTR
- the rodA gene encoding rod shape-determining protein RodA; its protein translation is MARFFSVRDFDWVLLAFVLVICGLGIMEIYSATYNTKFAGVHVKQVYWILAGLGVMFLMSLIDYHALLDSVHWFYIASVISLLAVLVIGKKYLGARRWIQLPGGQHFQPSEWVKLILIVAIAKYFADSKSEEASVSDIVKAGALVAVPMLLVLKQPDLGTALTYLPIAVMGLFLGGIRYRHAAAIILIAALMLPVAWHFLKPYQKERLVSFMQPEADPQGSGYQVQQSLIAVGSGGIWGKGATKGSQTVGGFLPVPHTDFAFAAFCEEHGFVGALLLLLLYFVVLMRLVHNAQTAPDRAGAFVVMGVVAVLTFHVLVNIGMVVGFMPVTGIPLPLLSYGGSSVLFTFLALGIVMNIRMRRFVN